A stretch of Desulfobacter hydrogenophilus DNA encodes these proteins:
- a CDS encoding PEP-CTERM sorting domain-containing protein: MKKNFLSVLLVVIFSCFLANTAFALNSYLDIGTDWIGDTDGDSLTYDFNELQYLANTTSTQYDTNEDGTLTVGDKFNDEGNAYITTLLPVEAPLDTEGLNFTYQFTFTWEDFVGEVVEINEGITTDSITTKYTEGTINFYLDDGYTTATHGSGLGTSDDANFGDGELVATVEISSGVGHSNFEAGTLTFTGGDYSLHGEFTFLKNDFWYEAITGDDLKEKYVDIGWLLGYTAGDTDNEAFDQNPGTTDDVLYTIDARHDASFSISAVPEPTTIMLLGFGLLGIAGVARKNR, encoded by the coding sequence ATGAAGAAGAATTTTTTGTCGGTTTTATTGGTGGTTATATTTAGTTGCTTTTTAGCAAATACAGCTTTCGCACTTAATAGTTATCTAGATATAGGGACGGACTGGATTGGCGATACGGATGGTGATAGCTTAACGTACGATTTTAATGAACTGCAGTATCTTGCGAATACAACATCTACACAATACGATACAAATGAAGATGGCACTTTAACAGTAGGAGATAAGTTTAACGATGAGGGTAACGCTTATATAACGACCTTACTTCCCGTTGAAGCTCCATTAGATACTGAGGGGTTGAACTTCACATATCAATTCACTTTTACCTGGGAGGATTTTGTAGGTGAAGTTGTGGAGATCAATGAAGGAATCACAACCGATAGCATTACTACTAAGTACACGGAAGGAACGATTAACTTTTACTTAGATGATGGCTATACGACAGCAACGCATGGAAGTGGACTTGGCACAAGCGATGATGCAAATTTCGGTGACGGTGAATTGGTTGCTACAGTTGAAATCAGTAGTGGCGTAGGGCATTCTAACTTTGAAGCAGGTACTCTTACATTCACGGGTGGTGACTATAGTTTGCATGGTGAGTTTACATTTCTGAAAAATGATTTTTGGTATGAAGCTATAACCGGTGACGATCTCAAAGAAAAATATGTGGATATTGGATGGTTGCTTGGATACACTGCAGGAGATACCGATAACGAAGCATTCGATCAAAATCCAGGGACAACAGACGACGTGCTTTATACGATTGATGCCAGGCATGATGCCAGTTTCAGTATTTCAGCTGTTCCAGAACCAACGACTATAATGTTGTTGGGTTTTGGTCTGCTGGGTATAGCAGGTGTTGCTCGAAAAAACAGATAG
- a CDS encoding outer membrane lipoprotein-sorting protein encodes MTKVSVNIIQGILILSAICVFSISGAEEITGRQLAQKVFDRDRGKNSVSTAQMVLVSKSGKKRIRHFTTKRIEENGLEKQITRFTAPADIEGTGFLNIEKPGWETEQFLYLPALKRTRRIVSSQKNQRFVNSDFTYEDMERHPVSDYIYKITGSTKVGNIECHILESRPKQGVESQYGLTISMISKNALVPVHVKFYDKKNKHIKTYNVLNLEQVQGIWTETINSMEDHIKNHKTYIKQDKITYNTNIKTDDISRKNLKNY; translated from the coding sequence ATGACAAAAGTTTCTGTCAATATTATTCAGGGGATACTGATTTTATCTGCCATATGTGTTTTTTCTATCTCCGGCGCAGAAGAGATAACCGGAAGGCAACTGGCCCAGAAGGTTTTTGACCGGGACCGGGGAAAAAATTCTGTTTCAACGGCACAAATGGTATTGGTCAGTAAAAGCGGTAAAAAAAGAATCCGTCATTTTACAACCAAGCGGATTGAAGAAAACGGGTTGGAAAAACAGATCACGCGATTTACCGCTCCAGCCGACATTGAAGGCACAGGATTCTTAAATATTGAAAAACCGGGCTGGGAAACCGAGCAGTTTTTATACCTTCCTGCTTTAAAGCGAACCCGGCGAATCGTCAGTTCCCAGAAAAATCAGCGGTTTGTTAACAGCGATTTTACGTATGAAGATATGGAACGGCACCCTGTTTCTGATTATATATATAAAATCACCGGTTCAACCAAAGTCGGCAATATAGAATGCCATATTCTTGAATCCCGCCCAAAACAAGGGGTTGAATCCCAATATGGCTTAACTATCAGCATGATCTCAAAGAATGCACTTGTACCGGTCCATGTAAAATTTTATGATAAAAAAAATAAGCATATCAAAACGTATAATGTCTTAAATCTGGAACAAGTTCAGGGTATCTGGACGGAAACTATAAATAGCATGGAAGACCATATAAAAAATCACAAAACCTATATCAAGCAAGATAAAATTACGTATAATACCAATATCAAAACAGACGATATCTCACGCAAAAACCTTAAAAATTATTGA
- a CDS encoding DUF1302 family protein has translation MLEGKYKNSVTVSAFSDYLYFAEENETDDYDIDLYEAKWEYTGKKYGLSLGKQIVRWGKTDQVSPVDTLNPQDFREFIIPDYEERKIPVWMANAKWFSEYFTLEGVLIPFFEESKWDYFGTNWSVFGHVKNELQGAVSDPALKSYINDLSVHETDPDDEAEFAVRLHTTIKNIDLGFTFHWMTEDNPYYKNFPIKNISVNGSFSGSAISSTLGAAVLTDEDVEVEYRKTKAAGFEFETTWEKYGIRGEALWMENQSFLTSSLTSSSHPTVTAVMGVDHTTAGNVYFNFQALYSHIGNYSDDILYFDQDSFSLLGEIKLDLVSDWLQGAIIYNVSLNNNSHYISPYLKYTYVTNLECKVGAGFFLGSENTWFGRYKAYDYLFFNIIYLF, from the coding sequence TTGCTTGAAGGAAAATATAAAAACAGTGTTACGGTTTCTGCGTTCTCTGATTATCTCTATTTTGCCGAGGAAAATGAAACAGATGATTACGATATAGATCTTTATGAAGCAAAATGGGAATATACAGGCAAAAAGTACGGACTTTCCCTGGGCAAGCAAATCGTCAGATGGGGTAAGACCGACCAGGTCAGCCCGGTTGATACCCTGAATCCCCAGGATTTCCGTGAATTTATCATCCCGGATTACGAAGAACGCAAAATTCCAGTATGGATGGCAAATGCCAAATGGTTTTCAGAATATTTTACACTTGAAGGGGTGTTGATTCCCTTTTTTGAGGAATCAAAATGGGATTATTTCGGTACCAACTGGTCTGTTTTCGGCCATGTAAAAAATGAACTTCAGGGCGCTGTATCTGATCCGGCACTTAAGTCGTACATCAACGATTTGTCTGTCCATGAGACTGATCCTGACGACGAGGCAGAGTTCGCTGTCCGGCTTCACACAACCATAAAAAATATAGACCTGGGTTTTACATTTCACTGGATGACGGAAGATAATCCCTATTACAAAAATTTCCCAATCAAAAACATCAGTGTAAATGGCTCTTTTTCAGGAAGTGCCATTTCCTCCACCCTTGGCGCGGCAGTACTTACAGATGAGGATGTTGAGGTGGAGTACCGCAAGACAAAAGCCGCAGGATTTGAATTTGAAACTACCTGGGAGAAATACGGCATCAGGGGAGAAGCTTTATGGATGGAAAATCAGTCCTTCTTAACCTCGTCCCTTACTTCGTCCAGCCATCCCACAGTTACAGCCGTTATGGGTGTAGACCATACCACCGCCGGAAACGTTTATTTTAATTTCCAGGCGCTGTATTCACATATCGGAAACTATTCAGACGACATCCTTTATTTTGACCAGGACTCTTTTTCATTGTTGGGAGAAATAAAGCTGGACCTGGTATCGGACTGGCTTCAAGGAGCGATAATTTACAATGTGTCTCTCAATAATAATTCCCATTACATCTCCCCATATTTAAAATACACTTATGTTACAAACCTTGAGTGTAAAGTTGGGGCCGGATTTTTCTTAGGAAGCGAGAATACTTGGTTTGGACGTTATAAAGCTTATGATTATCTTTTTTTCAATATAATATATTTATTTTAG
- a CDS encoding tetratricopeptide repeat protein yields MKTCSKIILISLIMLIPLCGCSSKEDKKAAHIQKGSDYFEAKQYKKAEIEFKNALQIDGTDIQTLMKLGNTFMKLGQVKEAFSVFSSVEKKDPDNIEALGTLAKFYFLDKKLAETQMRIDKILEKDPSNIGALFLKGRVLARRNQVDEARAIFEKILEIKDDHVGSLHAIAGIKAKEQKFDEAEALLQKAVASAEDTTQTRIVLAQFYIARKQLDKAEEQLNLSAAEHPENAGHQILLGNFYLKTRNMEKAEAAYKKAVEIQPDKNRPLVILAGFYNLTGKKEQALELYRKACAIDPDDMNTRMVLARFLYRDEKKDEAEKELKEIMNKRPGLASARRLKSEILISQKEYQPALQLLSALEKDEPNSHRVQYFKGLCYIGLGDPNQAAASVYKAVELKPDYIQAKMLLSEIYFRQHSYELTVEQTTGALRLNPNLYRALLIRANAYMALKKFQDAENDYRYMIKLNPDNPTGYYRIAYLKSGMRQFDQAEPLLEKAYSLNNKLLDVFNLRVRNALVQNSFEKAHNLCTQQMETFKDNDKLLAVIHNTRAKIYLVEKNMDNAESEFKKAIDISPDYLAPYNELAKIYLARKNIELAKKQYKTIISKNKKSASAHMLLAVLYEVEKNFDTAEEHYRKALDINPNYAAAANNLSYHLAARTDKLDEALALARKAKTLYPEDPSIMDTLGFAYYKKGLYGNAVVQFLDCLEKIPDNPVVRYHLGLAYYGKGEKALAGKELANALELKDNFSGAEHARTLLKEINKG; encoded by the coding sequence ATGAAAACCTGTTCCAAAATTATCCTGATTTCACTCATCATGCTGATTCCCCTTTGTGGATGTTCAAGCAAAGAGGACAAAAAAGCTGCTCATATCCAGAAAGGGAGTGATTATTTTGAAGCCAAGCAATATAAAAAGGCGGAAATAGAATTTAAAAATGCCCTTCAAATAGATGGTACGGACATCCAGACCCTGATGAAACTGGGTAACACCTTTATGAAGCTCGGCCAGGTGAAAGAAGCATTTTCCGTTTTTTCGTCAGTGGAAAAAAAAGACCCTGACAATATTGAAGCATTGGGGACCCTGGCTAAATTTTATTTCCTGGATAAAAAACTTGCAGAAACCCAAATGCGTATAGATAAAATTCTGGAAAAAGATCCCTCAAACATAGGTGCATTGTTTCTCAAAGGAAGGGTTTTGGCCCGAAGAAACCAGGTTGATGAGGCCCGGGCCATCTTTGAAAAAATTCTTGAAATAAAAGATGATCATGTGGGAAGCCTTCATGCGATAGCAGGCATAAAAGCAAAAGAACAAAAGTTTGACGAAGCTGAAGCCCTTCTGCAGAAGGCAGTGGCTTCTGCAGAGGATACCACCCAAACCCGAATTGTCCTTGCACAGTTTTATATTGCCCGAAAACAGCTGGACAAAGCAGAAGAGCAGCTTAATCTTTCTGCCGCCGAACATCCGGAAAATGCCGGACACCAAATACTGCTAGGCAATTTTTATTTAAAAACAAGGAACATGGAAAAAGCTGAAGCCGCTTACAAAAAAGCGGTTGAAATCCAGCCGGATAAAAATCGTCCACTGGTTATCCTTGCCGGATTCTACAACCTTACCGGGAAAAAGGAACAAGCCCTTGAACTTTACCGTAAGGCTTGCGCCATTGATCCTGACGATATGAATACGCGCATGGTTCTGGCCCGGTTCCTTTACAGGGATGAAAAAAAAGATGAGGCAGAAAAAGAACTTAAAGAAATCATGAATAAACGCCCTGGGCTTGCCTCAGCCAGGAGATTGAAAAGCGAAATTCTGATTTCCCAAAAAGAGTATCAGCCTGCATTGCAACTTCTTTCCGCGCTTGAGAAAGATGAACCTAATTCCCACAGAGTCCAATATTTCAAAGGGTTATGCTACATAGGTCTTGGAGACCCAAATCAAGCCGCCGCATCTGTATATAAGGCCGTTGAACTGAAACCGGATTATATACAAGCCAAAATGCTGTTGTCGGAAATATACTTCCGGCAGCATTCTTATGAACTTACCGTGGAACAGACCACGGGGGCTCTCAGGCTCAACCCAAACCTTTACCGGGCCCTTCTGATCCGGGCAAATGCATACATGGCCTTAAAAAAATTCCAGGATGCTGAAAATGATTACAGATATATGATTAAACTTAATCCGGATAACCCAACCGGATATTACCGCATAGCTTACCTGAAATCAGGTATGAGACAATTTGACCAAGCCGAGCCTTTGCTTGAAAAGGCCTATTCACTGAACAACAAGCTGCTTGATGTGTTTAATCTGAGGGTCAGAAATGCGTTGGTACAAAACTCTTTTGAAAAAGCACATAACCTTTGCACCCAGCAGATGGAAACGTTTAAAGACAATGATAAGCTCCTTGCGGTTATTCATAATACCAGGGCTAAAATATATCTGGTTGAAAAAAATATGGACAATGCCGAATCCGAATTTAAAAAAGCGATTGATATTTCCCCGGATTATTTAGCGCCCTATAATGAATTGGCAAAGATCTACCTGGCCCGAAAAAATATTGAACTTGCAAAAAAACAATATAAAACAATAATTTCCAAAAACAAAAAAAGTGCTTCTGCCCATATGCTGCTGGCCGTACTGTATGAAGTGGAAAAAAACTTTGATACTGCAGAAGAGCACTACCGGAAAGCTCTTGATATAAACCCCAATTATGCAGCAGCTGCCAACAACTTGTCCTACCATCTCGCCGCCCGGACGGATAAATTGGATGAAGCCCTGGCCCTGGCCCGGAAAGCCAAAACCCTTTATCCGGAAGATCCCAGCATAATGGATACGTTGGGATTTGCCTATTATAAAAAAGGGCTTTACGGAAATGCTGTTGTCCAGTTTCTGGACTGCCTGGAAAAAATCCCGGACAACCCGGTTGTCAGATATCACCTGGGCCTGGCCTACTATGGCAAAGGTGAAAAGGCCCTTGCCGGCAAAGAACTGGCCAACGCCCTTGAACTGAAGGATAATTTTTCAGGTGCAGAGCATGCCAGAACCCTGCTGAAGGAGATAAATAAAGGATGA
- a CDS encoding tetratricopeptide repeat protein, producing the protein MKKKIIGFGGVFFISVIIAGMALAGIVFYSFLDHLDGKVGCFEQNGDDAYTDSAYSQALQCWLNIPEEDRTAVLCGKIGNAYLKLSNLDQAILFFEMALKKNPLNMEIQKQIIRILLLKGNMAKAEKMLSKLKSRAASEPDVLLLSGDLFLLKGDIERAKMDYTLAMDFSPGKIRPKIKLAICLVQQQKKIQAEKIITNVVFNQLEKTSDILLVADYHILANDTSKAEEFIQKAALTDPGNLDIKIRLYRFYRSNGMLVKATQYLKILVAQYPDNAGFKLMSADICLSNLDVDGAQKWLDKANELKGDDTGYQLLMGKFWMFQGGYSHAVSYLKTALERNYGLVSAHYLLGIAYLAGGQSKFAETSLVRALMIDPNHVDALLAMAGLHYKNKDYALALQYIDWVLSLDSSESTAWQVRGLCLMEKGEYKTASQAFSRAWHLGGGASALFFLACSFEGQKLYQAALDTYESVFEKKPDMVEALYYYAWLMADTGKGGQALERIDLWLKKGNAFPGVYYAGAKISLALKNYSKCKTYINKAMADKPVSGKFYLLQADLLRAKQEYTAMEDTLLECTREQPLFLEGWRFLAAYYMEKHEIGSAKEVLEKALKHFPDEPEIMGNLAWLLLEEGTDSDRALEYARNAYEQIPNQAWLMDTLGWAYYHKNAFSQAEWMLSQAEEKAPDNGSIQYHLGMTFYKQGKLLKAKEKFESAFVNNDINESEKEKINTILLGLNGHKKEKNNSDIIILDTDEYPALEFPEDPDQKEDTLKPDWGNMRRS; encoded by the coding sequence ATGAAGAAAAAAATAATTGGCTTTGGCGGGGTATTTTTCATTTCCGTTATTATTGCCGGAATGGCTCTGGCGGGCATTGTTTTTTATTCGTTTTTAGACCACTTAGATGGAAAGGTAGGTTGTTTTGAACAGAACGGGGACGATGCATATACGGACAGTGCTTATTCCCAAGCTTTGCAATGCTGGTTAAATATTCCTGAAGAAGATAGGACCGCTGTTCTTTGCGGCAAAATAGGCAATGCCTATCTAAAACTTTCCAATCTGGATCAGGCAATCTTGTTTTTTGAAATGGCGTTGAAGAAAAATCCTCTGAATATGGAGATCCAAAAACAAATCATAAGGATTTTGTTGCTTAAGGGGAATATGGCCAAGGCGGAAAAAATGCTATCTAAACTTAAAAGCAGAGCTGCAAGTGAGCCGGACGTACTGTTGCTTTCAGGGGATCTATTTTTACTTAAAGGGGATATTGAAAGGGCCAAGATGGATTATACCTTGGCCATGGATTTTTCGCCTGGGAAGATTCGTCCAAAAATAAAGCTGGCCATTTGCCTTGTACAACAGCAAAAAAAGATTCAAGCGGAAAAAATAATAACTAATGTAGTGTTTAATCAGTTGGAAAAAACTTCTGATATTCTGCTTGTTGCCGATTATCATATCCTTGCAAATGATACTTCAAAGGCTGAAGAGTTTATCCAAAAAGCCGCTCTAACCGATCCCGGGAACCTGGATATCAAAATCCGACTCTACCGATTTTACAGGTCGAACGGAATGTTGGTCAAGGCAACTCAGTATTTAAAGATACTGGTCGCCCAATACCCGGATAACGCCGGGTTCAAACTGATGTCAGCCGACATCTGCCTGTCCAATTTGGACGTGGACGGGGCTCAAAAATGGCTGGACAAGGCAAATGAACTGAAAGGAGACGATACCGGGTATCAGTTGCTCATGGGAAAATTCTGGATGTTTCAGGGGGGATATTCTCATGCGGTGTCTTATCTTAAAACTGCTCTGGAAAGAAATTACGGACTTGTGTCAGCCCATTATCTATTGGGGATTGCGTATCTCGCCGGCGGCCAGAGTAAATTTGCCGAAACCTCTTTGGTCCGGGCATTGATGATAGACCCGAATCATGTGGATGCCCTTTTGGCCATGGCTGGGCTCCATTACAAAAATAAAGACTATGCATTGGCACTTCAATATATTGATTGGGTGTTATCCCTGGACTCATCTGAATCAACCGCCTGGCAGGTAAGAGGACTCTGTCTGATGGAAAAAGGTGAATATAAAACGGCTTCCCAGGCTTTTTCCCGAGCCTGGCATCTGGGCGGCGGTGCCTCCGCTCTGTTTTTTCTGGCTTGCAGTTTTGAAGGGCAAAAACTTTACCAGGCAGCACTGGACACATATGAATCCGTTTTTGAAAAAAAACCGGATATGGTTGAAGCCTTGTACTACTATGCGTGGCTTATGGCAGATACGGGAAAGGGCGGGCAGGCTCTTGAAAGAATAGATCTGTGGCTTAAGAAAGGGAACGCTTTTCCAGGCGTGTATTATGCCGGGGCAAAAATCAGTCTGGCACTTAAAAATTATTCCAAATGCAAAACATACATAAACAAGGCTATGGCGGATAAGCCGGTCTCAGGAAAATTTTATCTTCTGCAGGCAGACCTGCTCCGGGCAAAACAAGAATATACCGCTATGGAAGACACTCTCTTGGAATGTACACGGGAACAACCCTTGTTTCTGGAAGGATGGCGGTTCTTGGCAGCATATTATATGGAAAAGCACGAAATCGGATCCGCAAAAGAAGTACTTGAAAAGGCCCTTAAACATTTTCCGGACGAGCCGGAAATCATGGGTAACCTGGCATGGCTTCTCCTCGAAGAAGGAACTGATTCGGACCGGGCTCTGGAATATGCCAGGAATGCCTATGAACAGATACCAAATCAAGCCTGGCTCATGGATACCCTAGGGTGGGCTTATTACCATAAAAACGCTTTTAGCCAGGCTGAATGGATGCTGTCACAGGCTGAAGAAAAAGCTCCTGACAATGGGAGTATTCAATATCACCTGGGTATGACTTTTTATAAACAGGGAAAGCTTCTAAAAGCAAAAGAGAAATTTGAATCCGCCTTTGTGAATAACGATATAAACGAATCTGAAAAAGAAAAAATAAATACCATCCTTTTGGGATTAAACGGTCATAAAAAAGAAAAAAATAACTCTGATATCATTATTTTGGATACTGATGAATATCCCGCCTTGGAATTCCCCGAAGATCCGGACCAGAAAGAGGATACCCTGAAACCCGACTGGGGTAATATGAGGCGGTCTTAG